In one window of Bradyrhizobium diazoefficiens DNA:
- the nuoL gene encoding NADH-quinone oxidoreductase subunit L: MVQAIVFLPLLGAILAGLIALFGAHARNPSGDEVEHHGDHGHGAHVHASDTINEDASVIHETHHEPGDGHDDHGHGPVEPPAAGSRGAELITTALLFVAAALSWMTLVDVGFNGHDARFQLLPWIFSGDLQVYWTLRVDTLTAVMLVVVTTVSSLVHLYSIGYMDEDPYRPRFFGYLSLFTFAMLMLVTADNLVQLFFGWEGVGLASYLLIGFWYQKPSANAAAIKAFVVNRVGDFGFALGIFAIFYLTSSTDFETIFHQAPSLTGKTIDFLGWHADALTLTCLLLFMGAMGKSAQFLLHTWLPDAMEGPTPVSALIHAATMVTAGVFMVARLSPLFELAPDAQAVVMFFGATTAFFAATIGLVQNDIKRIVAYSTCSQLGYMFVAMGAGAYSVGMFHLFTHAFFKALLFLGSGSVIYAMHHEQDIRNMGGLWRKIPYTFAVMTVGTLALTGFPLFAGYFSKDAIIEAAYASHNPFSTYAYLMTIAAAGLTSFYSWRLVFKTFFGEPHDQEHYEAAHESPIWMLVPIGVLAVGSVLAGFPFKELFTGPHGVEEFFRESVKMNPHILEDMEHMPPLLGWLPFVMMVGGFLVSYTFYIRKPYLPVELANTQPMLYKFLLNKWYFDELYDLIFVRPAKWIGYQFWKKGDGFIIDGLGPDGISARVLDITRNVVKIQTGYLYHYAFAMLIGAAGLITWFMFGFGGQ; this comes from the coding sequence ATGGTTCAGGCAATTGTTTTCCTGCCGCTGCTGGGCGCCATTCTGGCTGGCCTGATCGCGCTGTTCGGCGCGCATGCCCGCAACCCCTCGGGCGACGAGGTGGAGCATCACGGTGACCACGGTCACGGTGCGCATGTCCATGCGTCCGATACGATCAACGAGGATGCCTCCGTCATTCACGAGACCCATCACGAACCCGGCGACGGCCACGACGATCACGGCCACGGCCCGGTCGAGCCGCCGGCGGCGGGCTCGCGCGGCGCCGAGCTGATCACCACGGCGTTGCTGTTCGTGGCGGCGGCGCTGTCCTGGATGACGCTGGTCGATGTCGGCTTCAATGGCCATGACGCCCGATTCCAGCTCTTGCCCTGGATCTTCTCCGGCGACTTGCAAGTTTACTGGACGCTGCGCGTCGATACGCTCACCGCCGTGATGCTGGTGGTGGTCACGACCGTGTCCTCGCTCGTGCACCTCTATTCCATCGGCTACATGGACGAGGATCCGTACCGGCCGCGCTTCTTCGGCTATCTCAGTCTGTTCACCTTCGCCATGCTGATGCTGGTGACCGCGGACAACCTCGTGCAGCTGTTCTTCGGCTGGGAAGGCGTGGGTCTGGCGAGCTATCTGCTGATCGGCTTCTGGTACCAAAAGCCGTCGGCGAATGCGGCCGCCATCAAGGCCTTCGTGGTCAACCGCGTCGGCGATTTCGGCTTCGCGCTCGGCATCTTCGCGATTTTCTACCTGACCAGTTCCACGGACTTCGAGACGATCTTCCATCAGGCGCCGAGCCTCACCGGCAAGACCATCGACTTCCTCGGCTGGCACGCCGACGCGCTGACGCTCACTTGCCTGTTGCTGTTCATGGGCGCGATGGGCAAGTCGGCGCAGTTCCTGCTGCACACCTGGTTGCCGGACGCGATGGAGGGCCCGACGCCGGTGTCGGCGCTGATCCACGCGGCGACCATGGTCACCGCCGGCGTGTTCATGGTGGCGCGCCTGTCGCCGCTGTTCGAGCTGGCGCCGGACGCGCAGGCCGTCGTGATGTTCTTCGGCGCGACCACGGCGTTCTTCGCCGCGACCATCGGCCTCGTCCAGAACGACATCAAGCGCATCGTCGCTTACTCGACCTGCTCGCAGCTCGGCTACATGTTCGTGGCGATGGGGGCAGGGGCCTATTCGGTCGGCATGTTTCACTTGTTCACGCACGCCTTCTTCAAGGCGCTCTTGTTCTTGGGCTCCGGCTCGGTGATCTACGCGATGCACCACGAGCAGGACATCCGCAACATGGGCGGCCTCTGGCGCAAGATCCCGTATACGTTCGCGGTGATGACCGTCGGCACGCTGGCGCTGACCGGCTTCCCGTTGTTCGCAGGCTACTTCTCCAAGGACGCGATCATCGAGGCCGCTTATGCCTCGCACAACCCGTTCTCGACCTACGCCTATCTGATGACGATCGCGGCCGCCGGCCTGACCTCGTTCTATTCCTGGCGTCTGGTGTTCAAGACCTTCTTCGGCGAGCCGCACGACCAGGAGCACTACGAGGCCGCGCATGAAAGCCCGATCTGGATGCTGGTGCCGATCGGCGTGCTTGCCGTCGGCTCGGTCCTTGCCGGTTTCCCGTTCAAGGAGTTGTTCACCGGACCTCACGGCGTGGAGGAGTTCTTCCGCGAATCCGTGAAGATGAATCCGCACATCCTCGAGGATATGGAGCACATGCCGCCGCTGCTGGGATGGCTGCCGTTCGTGATGATGGTGGGCGGCTTCCTGGTGTCCTACACCTTCTACATCCGGAAGCCCTACCTTCCGGTCGAGCTCGCGAACACCCAACCGATGCTGTACAAGTTCCTGCTCAACAAATGGTACTTCGACGAGCTCTACGACCTTATCTTCGTCCGTCCGGCGAAGTGGATCGGCTACCAGTTCTGGAAGAAGGGCGATGGCTTCATCATCGACGGCCTCGGTCCCGACGGCATCTCCGCACGCGTGCTGGATATCACCCGCAACGTCGTGAAGATCCAGACCGGCTATCTCTATCACTACGCGTTTGCCATGCTGATCGGTGCCGCCGGCCTGATCACCTGGTTCATGTTCGGCTTTGGAGGCCAGTAA
- the nuoH gene encoding NADH-quinone oxidoreductase subunit NuoH, with amino-acid sequence MEFFESAFWTGFLWPLIIMILESVLVLVVLLVAIAYILLADRKIWAAVQIRRGPNVVGPWGLFQSFADLLKFVLKEPIIPSGANKGVFLLAPLVSCVLALAAWAVIPTNLGWVISDINVGVLFIFAISSLSIYGIIMAGWSSNSKYPFLAALRSAAQMVSYEVSIGFVIITVLLCAGTLNLSAVVEAQHARGLAGLIGLPQLTILNWYVWPLFPMFVVFYVSALAETNRPPFDLVEAESELVAGFMVEYGSTPYLLFMLGEYVAITTMCALATILFLGGWLPPVDLPPFNWVPGIIWFALKVFFMFFLFAMAKAIVPRYRYDQLMRLGWKVFLPLSLAMVVVVAGVLQFAGIAPK; translated from the coding sequence ATGGAATTCTTCGAAAGCGCATTCTGGACCGGCTTCCTCTGGCCGCTGATCATCATGATCTTGGAGAGCGTGCTGGTGCTGGTCGTCCTTTTGGTCGCGATCGCCTACATCCTGCTCGCCGACCGCAAGATCTGGGCGGCGGTGCAGATCCGGCGCGGCCCGAACGTGGTTGGTCCCTGGGGCCTGTTCCAGTCCTTCGCCGACCTCTTGAAGTTCGTGCTGAAGGAGCCGATCATTCCGTCCGGGGCCAACAAGGGCGTGTTTCTCCTTGCTCCCTTGGTCTCGTGCGTGCTCGCGCTCGCCGCCTGGGCGGTGATCCCGACCAATCTCGGCTGGGTGATCTCCGACATCAATGTCGGCGTCCTCTTCATCTTCGCGATCTCGTCGCTGTCGATCTACGGCATCATCATGGCCGGCTGGTCGTCGAACTCGAAATACCCGTTCCTGGCTGCGCTGCGCTCGGCGGCCCAGATGGTGTCGTATGAAGTCTCGATCGGCTTCGTCATCATTACGGTGCTGCTCTGCGCCGGCACGCTGAACTTGTCGGCGGTGGTCGAAGCCCAGCATGCCCGCGGCCTTGCGGGCCTGATCGGGCTGCCGCAGCTCACCATCCTGAACTGGTACGTCTGGCCGCTGTTTCCGATGTTCGTGGTGTTCTACGTCTCGGCGCTGGCGGAAACCAACCGTCCGCCCTTCGACCTCGTCGAAGCGGAATCCGAGCTGGTCGCAGGCTTCATGGTCGAATACGGCTCGACCCCGTATCTCTTGTTCATGCTGGGCGAGTATGTTGCGATCACCACGATGTGCGCGCTGGCGACCATCCTGTTCCTCGGAGGCTGGTTGCCGCCGGTCGACCTGCCGCCCTTCAACTGGGTGCCGGGGATCATCTGGTTCGCGCTCAAAGTATTCTTCATGTTCTTCCTGTTCGCGATGGCAAAGGCGATCGTGCCGCGCTACCGCTACGACCAACTGATGCGCCTCGGCTGGAAGGTGTTCCTGCCGTTGTCGCTGGCGATGGTGGTCGTGGTGGCCGGCGTGCTGCAGTTCGCCGGCATCGCGCCGAAGTGA
- a CDS encoding NADH-quinone oxidoreductase subunit J has protein sequence MILPALFFYLFAGVCVASAVMVIVSRNPVHSVLYLILAFVNASGLFVLMGAEFLAMILIVVYVGAVAVLFLFVIMMLDVDFTELREGFIQYLPVGLVIGGIFLFELLLTVGVWVINPSISKTITAPIPTNVSNTEALGLVLYTKYVHYFQLSGMVLLVAMIGAIVLTLRHKANVKRQDINVQNARTPEMAMAMRKVATGQGLQDSDAAEWVK, from the coding sequence ATGATCCTTCCCGCGCTGTTCTTCTATCTCTTCGCCGGCGTCTGCGTCGCCTCGGCGGTGATGGTGATTGTCTCGCGCAATCCCGTGCACTCCGTGCTGTACCTGATCCTGGCCTTCGTCAACGCCTCCGGCCTGTTCGTGCTGATGGGCGCCGAATTCCTGGCGATGATCCTGATCGTCGTCTATGTCGGTGCGGTCGCTGTCCTGTTCCTGTTCGTGATCATGATGCTCGACGTCGACTTCACCGAGCTGCGTGAAGGCTTCATCCAGTATCTGCCGGTGGGCCTGGTGATCGGCGGCATCTTCCTGTTCGAGCTGCTGCTCACCGTCGGCGTCTGGGTCATCAACCCCAGCATCAGCAAGACCATCACAGCGCCGATTCCGACCAACGTGTCCAACACCGAGGCGCTCGGCCTGGTGCTCTATACGAAGTACGTCCACTACTTCCAGCTCTCGGGCATGGTGCTGCTGGTCGCCATGATCGGGGCCATCGTGCTGACGCTGCGGCACAAGGCGAACGTGAAGCGGCAGGACATCAACGTTCAGAACGCACGCACGCCTGAGATGGCCATGGCAATGCGCAAGGTGGCAACGGGGCAGGGGCTTCAGGACAGCGACGCGGCGGAGTGGGTGAAATGA
- the nuoI gene encoding NADH-quinone oxidoreductase subunit NuoI: MNINATARSLLLSEFVSALFLAMRYFFQPKPTLNYPFEKGPISPRFRGEHALRRYPNGEERCIACKLCEAICPAQAITIEAGPRRNDGTRRTVRYDIDMVKCIYCGLCQEACPVDAIVEGPNFEFATETREELFYDKAKLLANGDRWEREIAKAIELDAPYR; encoded by the coding sequence ATCAACATCAACGCCACTGCACGCTCGCTCCTGCTGTCGGAATTCGTCTCGGCACTCTTCCTGGCCATGCGCTATTTCTTCCAGCCCAAGCCGACGCTGAACTATCCGTTCGAGAAGGGCCCGATCTCACCGCGCTTCCGCGGCGAGCACGCGCTGCGCCGCTATCCCAACGGCGAAGAGCGCTGCATCGCCTGCAAGCTGTGTGAGGCCATCTGCCCGGCGCAGGCCATTACCATCGAGGCCGGCCCGCGCCGCAACGACGGCACCCGCCGCACCGTGCGCTACGACATCGACATGGTGAAGTGCATCTATTGCGGCCTCTGCCAGGAGGCCTGCCCGGTCGACGCCATCGTCGAAGGTCCGAACTTCGAGTTCGCGACCGAGACCCGCGAGGAACTGTTCTATGACAAGGCCAAGCTGCTCGCCAACGGCGATCGCTGGGAACGCGAGATCGCGAAAGCGATCGAGCTCGACGCGCCTTACCGGTGA
- the nuoK gene encoding NADH-quinone oxidoreductase subunit NuoK, with translation MTIGLGHYLAVGAILFTLGILGIFLNRKNIIVILMSIELILLSVNINLVAFSTFLGDIVGQVFALLVLTVAAAEAAIGLAILVVYFRNRGSIAVEDVNLMKG, from the coding sequence ATGACGATCGGGCTCGGACATTACCTCGCGGTCGGCGCGATCCTGTTCACGCTCGGGATCCTCGGCATCTTCCTGAACCGCAAGAACATCATCGTCATCCTGATGTCGATCGAGCTGATCCTGCTCTCGGTCAACATCAATCTGGTGGCATTCTCGACCTTCCTCGGCGACATCGTCGGCCAGGTCTTCGCGCTGCTGGTCTTGACCGTCGCGGCCGCCGAAGCCGCGATCGGTCTCGCCATCCTGGTGGTCTATTTCCGCAACCGCGGCTCGATCGCGGTTGAGGACGTCAATCTGATGAAGGGCTGA